One genomic region from Polynucleobacter sp. MWH-P3-07-1 encodes:
- a CDS encoding AzlC family ABC transporter permease: MSSLTQHQHSDSADNGRDGPSQNRYVNRQDAFWSGIKHAAGAPAIVLFAGMVGFGAMGKTNGFDVWFPALTSLLMFALPGQVVLMEMVMTGSSVIAIALAVTLTSTRFITMTVTLFPQLHEKDRNRNLYASVHMLAMTVWSMTMREFPSIERKHRLNYFLGFGLVCWLMSIPGTILGYYLAAWVPAAITLGLIFINPLFFLLTFTDVKPWVNRIAIALGCILGPIFYFVDRDSSLLAAGIIAGTLAYYIDRKMIRKRPGVIG; the protein is encoded by the coding sequence ATGTCTTCATTAACCCAACACCAGCACTCCGACTCTGCCGACAATGGGCGCGATGGACCAAGTCAGAATCGCTATGTCAATCGTCAGGATGCGTTTTGGTCAGGCATCAAACATGCTGCGGGCGCTCCAGCCATTGTTTTGTTTGCTGGCATGGTGGGTTTTGGAGCCATGGGTAAAACCAATGGCTTTGATGTATGGTTCCCCGCGTTGACTAGCTTGTTGATGTTTGCTTTGCCTGGGCAAGTTGTTCTCATGGAAATGGTGATGACAGGATCCTCCGTCATTGCAATTGCTTTAGCGGTGACCTTAACTTCTACACGCTTCATCACGATGACGGTGACGCTCTTTCCTCAATTGCATGAAAAAGATCGCAATCGTAATTTATACGCATCAGTCCATATGCTTGCAATGACAGTATGGTCCATGACCATGCGCGAGTTTCCTTCGATAGAACGCAAGCATCGACTCAATTATTTCTTGGGATTTGGTTTGGTCTGCTGGTTGATGAGTATTCCGGGAACGATCTTAGGTTACTACCTCGCTGCATGGGTTCCTGCCGCAATCACTCTGGGTCTGATTTTTATTAATCCTCTATTTTTTCTCTTGACTTTCACGGATGTGAAGCCTTGGGTGAATCGGATTGCGATTGCCCTGGGCTGCATACTAGGGCCGATCTTTTATTTTGTTGATCGTGATTCCAGTTTGTTGGCTGCCGGAATTATTGCTGGAACCTTGGCCTATTACATTGATCGTAAGATGATTCGTAAACGTCCAGGAGTCATCGGATGA
- a CDS encoding heme-binding protein yields the protein MLATKPYLTQADAQKILDAANQYAAENNFAVTIAVCDDGGHLLGLIRRDGCAHISSYIAQEKARTAAMGKRETRVYEEIINNGRTAFASVPHSMGMLEGGVNIEVNGFTIGAVGVSGVKSADDAATAKAGIAAIL from the coding sequence ATGTTAGCTACCAAACCTTATTTGACACAGGCCGACGCACAGAAGATTCTGGATGCAGCAAATCAGTACGCAGCAGAAAATAATTTCGCGGTCACCATTGCGGTTTGTGATGACGGTGGCCACCTATTAGGCTTGATTCGTCGTGATGGCTGCGCGCACATCTCCTCCTACATTGCTCAAGAGAAAGCGCGTACTGCAGCAATGGGCAAACGTGAAACTCGCGTTTACGAAGAGATTATTAATAATGGCCGTACTGCTTTTGCATCGGTTCCCCACAGCATGGGAATGTTAGAAGGCGGAGTCAATATCGAGGTAAATGGTTTTACCATCGGCGCAGTCGGCGTTTCCGGCGTTAAATCGGCCGATGATGCTGCTACTGCAAAAGCAGGCATTGCTGCCATCCTTTAA
- a CDS encoding AzlD domain-containing protein: MMPNVIHGWQLALALGGACLGTYFCRAIGVLLSGHINQDTEFFRWLAAVTYAMVAALTIRLILLPVGMLQNVSLWMRILICIISLGVMVSRPQRRLSAALLVGTGLMVLYGATH, translated from the coding sequence ATGATGCCCAACGTTATTCATGGTTGGCAGCTGGCCCTTGCCTTAGGCGGAGCCTGTTTAGGGACCTACTTCTGTCGCGCAATTGGCGTGCTTTTATCAGGACATATCAACCAAGATACCGAATTTTTCCGCTGGCTTGCCGCAGTGACCTATGCAATGGTAGCGGCCTTGACCATTCGGCTAATTTTGCTGCCCGTCGGAATGCTCCAGAATGTATCGTTGTGGATGCGTATCCTCATATGCATTATTAGCCTCGGGGTCATGGTTTCTAGGCCCCAGCGCCGTTTATCGGCCGCACTGCTGGTAGGAACGGGCCTGATGGTCTTATACGGCGCAACCCACTAG